In Vibrio celticus, one genomic interval encodes:
- a CDS encoding carbon-nitrogen hydrolase family protein, protein MDCVGLIQMTSGPSPELNFEYLAQEVAKCKGLGAKWVVCPENALVFGSKADYHQYAEPLNDGPLQKKISELAKLHRIWIVIGSMPISTTNGVTTTALVIDDFGCFVTHYDKLHMFDVDVADAHKCYRESDIFTPGNQVVTAETPFGRLGLSICYDVRFPHLYSELRKQGAQIIVVPAAFTAVTGQAHWEALLRCRAIETQSWIVAVGQGGKHPCQRETWGHSMVVDPWGRVVAQLDQDPKSMVVEIDTSSCESIRQNMPIAQHSRFTNQF, encoded by the coding sequence ATGGATTGTGTTGGGTTGATTCAAATGACATCTGGCCCTAGCCCTGAGTTGAACTTTGAGTACCTTGCTCAAGAAGTTGCAAAGTGCAAAGGGTTGGGGGCTAAGTGGGTTGTGTGCCCTGAAAACGCGTTAGTCTTTGGCAGTAAAGCCGACTATCACCAGTATGCTGAGCCTTTAAATGATGGTCCACTGCAAAAGAAAATCTCTGAGCTAGCAAAGCTTCACAGAATTTGGATCGTCATTGGTAGCATGCCGATAAGTACAACTAACGGAGTGACGACCACAGCCTTGGTGATTGATGATTTTGGTTGCTTCGTTACTCATTACGACAAGCTACACATGTTTGATGTGGATGTCGCTGACGCCCATAAGTGCTATCGAGAGTCGGATATTTTCACTCCGGGCAACCAAGTTGTGACAGCGGAAACGCCTTTTGGTCGCTTAGGTTTGAGTATTTGTTATGATGTGCGCTTTCCACACTTGTATTCAGAGTTACGTAAGCAAGGTGCACAAATCATTGTGGTGCCTGCGGCTTTTACAGCGGTAACGGGTCAAGCGCACTGGGAAGCATTATTAAGATGCCGCGCGATTGAAACACAGTCGTGGATTGTCGCGGTAGGTCAAGGCGGAAAACACCCTTGCCAAAGAGAGACATGGGGACACTCAATGGTGGTTGATCCATGGGGACGAGTGGTCGCACAGTTAGACCAAGATCCTAAAAGTATGGTGGTTGAGATAGACACATCCAGTTGCGAGTCCATTAGGCAAAATATGCCCATCGCGCAACACTCTCGATTTACCAATCAATTTTAA
- the tldD gene encoding metalloprotease TldD, with product MSINQIEEALLNPTGLTEQNIADTLASIATRQIDYADIYFQSSWHESLVLEDSIIKDGSFNIDCGVGVRAVSGEKTGFAYSDQIQLDGLKQSAIAARGIAKQGQNGKVQAFKRNSNQAYYDAVNPLASWEKQQKTELLKSLDAYIRTKEPMVTEVSVSLSGVHEQMLVAATDGTYAGDIRPLVRLSISVLAQKGDRRERGSAGGGGRFGYDFFLSDDKGTQVAYQFADEAIRQALVNLEAVAAPAGAMPVVLGSGWPGVLLHEAVGHGLEGDFNRKESSVFSGKVGEQVTSNLCTIVDDGTLTDLRGSLNVDDEGVNGQYNTLIENGILKGYMQDKLNARLMGVAPTGNGRRESYAHLPMPRMTNTYMLPGEHTPEEIIATVEKGIYAPNFGGGQVDITSGKFVFSASEAYMIENGKITHPVKGATLIGSGIEAMQQVSMVGNDLSIDRGVGVCGKAGQSVPVGVGQPTLKLDSLTVGGTE from the coding sequence ATGAGCATTAATCAAATTGAAGAAGCGCTACTGAACCCGACAGGGCTTACGGAGCAAAATATCGCAGATACATTGGCGAGCATTGCTACCCGCCAAATTGATTATGCTGATATCTACTTTCAGTCAAGCTGGCACGAATCTTTAGTGCTAGAAGACAGCATTATTAAAGACGGCTCTTTCAATATCGATTGCGGTGTTGGCGTTCGTGCAGTATCTGGTGAAAAAACCGGTTTTGCTTACTCTGACCAAATCCAACTGGATGGTCTTAAGCAGAGCGCAATTGCGGCTCGTGGTATTGCTAAACAAGGTCAAAACGGCAAGGTTCAAGCGTTCAAACGCAACTCTAACCAAGCTTACTATGATGCAGTTAACCCGCTAGCGAGCTGGGAAAAACAGCAGAAAACAGAATTACTAAAATCATTAGATGCTTACATTCGCACTAAAGAACCGATGGTGACTGAAGTATCGGTGAGCCTAAGTGGTGTGCATGAGCAGATGCTGGTTGCTGCTACTGATGGCACTTACGCTGGTGATATTCGTCCGCTGGTTCGCTTGTCTATTAGCGTACTTGCACAGAAGGGTGATCGTCGTGAGCGAGGTAGTGCTGGTGGTGGCGGTCGTTTTGGTTACGACTTCTTCTTAAGTGATGACAAAGGCACTCAAGTTGCTTACCAGTTTGCTGATGAAGCGATTCGCCAAGCATTAGTTAACCTTGAAGCGGTTGCTGCGCCTGCTGGTGCAATGCCTGTGGTTCTTGGTTCTGGTTGGCCGGGCGTTCTGCTGCATGAAGCGGTAGGCCACGGTTTAGAGGGTGACTTCAACCGTAAAGAGTCGTCAGTATTCTCTGGCAAAGTTGGCGAGCAAGTAACCTCAAACCTATGTACGATTGTCGATGACGGCACATTAACTGATCTACGCGGTTCATTGAACGTCGATGATGAAGGTGTTAACGGTCAGTACAATACGCTAATCGAAAACGGCATCCTAAAAGGTTACATGCAAGATAAGCTGAACGCTCGTCTAATGGGTGTAGCACCGACAGGTAATGGTCGTCGTGAGTCTTACGCGCATCTTCCAATGCCACGTATGACGAATACATACATGCTACCGGGCGAACACACGCCGGAAGAGATCATCGCAACGGTTGAGAAAGGTATCTACGCACCGAACTTCGGTGGCGGTCAGGTCGATATCACATCAGGTAAGTTTGTATTCTCAGCTTCTGAAGCGTACATGATTGAAAACGGTAAGATCACTCACCCAGTGAAAGGCGCGACGCTAATCGGTTCTGGTATCGAAGCGATGCAGCAAGTATCTATGGTGGGTAATGACCTAAGCATTGACCGTGGTGTGGGTGTGTGTGGCAAGGCTGGTCAAAGTGTGCCAGTGGGTGTTGGTCAACCAACATTGAAACTAGACTCGCTAACCGTTGGTGGTACTGAGTAA
- a CDS encoding YhdP family protein: MSSSVTLILRACLWLVVTLLVTLAIAVTTLRVALPNLNKYQSEIELWVNQHSGFDFSIQDVGGFWRNTHPSIVLQGVKASLPNAEDVSFSVERVEVEFDLIQSVVQMRPVVADLVMNQMYLDIRSIDLFAGQNGKDEPKDSGSSLRAMQELDNLLLKTLVDVTAKDSSILYHSVSGEERQLDIETLKWQNSDKHHLAEGVVSIKDANLNSLSVSANFIDGGSLTDVTGEFYVSADSISVKPWLTHYMQAESGIETGTVSLNSWLTLRNSKPVSAYVEVLPSELTWNEDGEHDLMLESGVFKLSPTDDGWQVNGHSLNLRTDDTPWPELDVAFKWNQGPWQLNVSELDIATITPLIKLLPDSEQSTKMINILAPGGTVSDIRVSMDSGIDSLRYSASFSDLAIEQWELVPGFSQVSGSVFGSTSEAKASLHVIDDVFPYGDVFQAPLNIKQGQVDIVWQQDENGWKLWSDKITAATPDLQVLGAFRLDFPKDASPFLSFYGEADAYNVGETWRYLPTLALGQDLTDYLSTAIQAGKADTVKLLWHGDLSQYPYTNHDGIFQVWVGLEDAKFSFDTAWPLITELQLDLLFENDAMHLDSRSAQLMDVTADRITGRIPYLGEGGHIEIEAKATASGNAVRDYMTSSPLVGSVGAALTALQVSGNVSSEFQLNIPFDSEKEARAWGYADLSGNHVEIEAPPMVLENTTGRIEFDNDVVTANGLAADLLNQGISLDFKGLNDGPGYAVDIDVLGDWDVKPLEPYIGEQWLSRLSGHAQWQSQIDIQLNDIGFTYQLDLQSDLKYLASDYPYPLAKKSLESGSARLQASGNQEAITARLQLPNTKYQAEIDITGDVPELTATNLVLGRGGYKISPVVGHHALIRTDKFNADDWLSVVIEPVKPSTAVLSQMNTPTIPAPSRITFESKELILGGISWNDVDFSARKNKQAWQMEVSSQELEGDINYLPPYDLTVSLDRLHLFVPEWSDKNNQDQQLLQRKEQAAPLISKLDREIHDAMPNLTLTLNDFWLQGYKVGKVDVEMTRNEDRIEWNKIQVRSGGNKADVSGWWELQGDKSHSSLTVDVEGENNSELMERFGITSGIQKAPFALEGQLNWDGSPWGIKMDTLDGNVKTKFGKGIISDVSGAARLLGLFSLDSIIRKMQLDFSDVFDKGMAFNSITGTGEIQNGIFLTNDLNMDAVAGEMKIKGIANLNTRQVDAEVNFTPDITSGIPVLTAFAVTPQTALYVLAVTTVISPVVEVFTQVNYSVKGPLDSPTVSELSRSSGEFELPEKLRKLAE; this comes from the coding sequence GTGAGCTCAAGCGTTACTTTGATTCTACGTGCATGTTTATGGTTAGTGGTTACTCTCTTAGTAACGCTAGCCATTGCCGTTACTACACTGCGTGTAGCCTTACCCAATTTAAACAAGTATCAATCTGAAATTGAGCTTTGGGTAAACCAACATTCCGGTTTTGATTTTTCGATTCAAGACGTGGGCGGTTTTTGGCGTAACACTCACCCCTCTATTGTTCTGCAAGGCGTTAAAGCCAGTCTTCCTAATGCAGAAGATGTGAGCTTTTCTGTCGAGCGTGTTGAAGTCGAGTTTGACTTGATTCAATCGGTTGTGCAGATGCGTCCGGTTGTGGCCGACTTGGTCATGAATCAAATGTATCTTGATATCCGCTCAATTGATCTGTTTGCCGGACAAAACGGAAAAGACGAGCCTAAAGATTCTGGCTCTTCCCTGCGAGCGATGCAAGAGCTCGATAATTTACTGCTAAAAACACTAGTCGATGTAACTGCAAAAGATTCTTCTATTCTTTATCACTCTGTTTCGGGTGAAGAACGTCAGCTCGATATAGAAACCTTAAAATGGCAAAACTCAGACAAACATCACCTTGCGGAAGGTGTGGTGAGTATCAAAGATGCCAATCTAAACTCTCTGTCAGTGAGTGCTAACTTTATTGATGGGGGGTCACTGACTGATGTGACTGGTGAGTTTTATGTCAGTGCCGACAGCATTTCGGTTAAGCCATGGCTTACGCATTATATGCAGGCGGAATCCGGCATTGAAACGGGTACTGTGAGCTTAAATAGCTGGCTTACGCTGCGAAATAGCAAACCAGTAAGCGCTTATGTTGAGGTGTTACCCTCAGAATTGACGTGGAACGAAGATGGCGAGCATGACCTCATGCTTGAGTCCGGTGTCTTTAAGTTATCTCCGACTGATGATGGTTGGCAAGTAAATGGTCACTCACTAAACCTTAGAACGGATGACACACCTTGGCCGGAACTCGACGTAGCGTTCAAGTGGAACCAAGGTCCATGGCAACTCAACGTTTCCGAGTTGGATATTGCGACCATTACTCCGTTGATTAAGCTACTGCCTGACTCTGAACAATCAACCAAAATGATTAACATATTGGCGCCGGGCGGCACTGTTTCTGATATCCGTGTCTCTATGGATTCAGGAATTGACAGTTTACGTTATTCAGCCAGTTTTTCTGATCTTGCTATCGAGCAGTGGGAGTTAGTCCCAGGCTTTAGCCAAGTGTCCGGCAGTGTGTTCGGTTCGACTTCGGAAGCGAAAGCTAGCCTGCACGTTATTGACGATGTGTTTCCTTATGGTGACGTCTTCCAAGCGCCTTTGAATATCAAACAAGGTCAGGTTGATATTGTTTGGCAGCAAGATGAAAACGGCTGGAAGCTTTGGTCGGACAAAATCACAGCGGCAACGCCAGATTTACAAGTACTAGGCGCATTCCGCTTAGACTTCCCAAAAGATGCGAGCCCGTTTTTATCCTTCTACGGCGAAGCGGACGCTTACAATGTCGGTGAAACATGGCGCTACTTACCTACACTGGCTCTTGGGCAAGATCTAACAGACTACCTTTCAACTGCGATTCAAGCCGGTAAAGCGGATACCGTAAAACTGTTGTGGCATGGTGATTTGTCTCAATACCCATACACTAACCACGATGGTATTTTCCAGGTTTGGGTTGGCTTAGAAGATGCGAAATTCAGCTTTGATACCGCGTGGCCATTGATTACTGAGCTTCAGCTTGATCTGTTGTTTGAAAATGATGCGATGCATCTGGATTCTCGTTCAGCTCAACTGATGGATGTGACAGCCGACCGGATCACTGGACGCATTCCTTATTTAGGGGAAGGCGGACATATTGAGATTGAAGCTAAAGCGACGGCGTCAGGCAATGCAGTGCGCGATTACATGACGTCTTCGCCACTGGTGGGTTCAGTAGGCGCAGCGTTAACCGCACTTCAAGTGAGTGGTAATGTCTCTTCTGAGTTTCAGCTGAATATTCCGTTTGATTCTGAAAAAGAAGCAAGAGCGTGGGGTTATGCCGACTTAAGTGGCAACCATGTTGAGATTGAAGCGCCGCCAATGGTGCTTGAGAACACTACGGGTCGCATTGAATTTGATAATGACGTAGTGACGGCAAATGGCCTCGCTGCAGACTTGCTTAACCAAGGTATCTCGCTTGATTTTAAAGGCCTGAATGATGGTCCTGGCTATGCAGTTGATATTGATGTGTTAGGTGATTGGGACGTTAAGCCTCTAGAACCTTACATTGGTGAGCAATGGTTAAGTCGCTTGTCAGGTCATGCGCAATGGCAAAGCCAGATTGATATCCAACTTAATGATATCGGCTTTACTTACCAACTTGATTTACAGTCTGATCTAAAATATCTGGCGAGCGATTACCCGTATCCACTGGCGAAAAAATCACTAGAAAGTGGCTCTGCAAGGCTACAGGCATCGGGCAATCAAGAAGCGATTACCGCGCGTCTGCAATTACCAAACACCAAGTACCAAGCTGAGATTGATATTACAGGTGATGTTCCTGAGTTAACGGCGACCAACTTAGTGCTCGGTCGCGGTGGCTACAAAATTAGCCCGGTTGTTGGCCATCACGCACTGATTCGTACTGACAAATTCAATGCCGATGATTGGTTATCGGTTGTAATTGAACCGGTAAAGCCTTCAACGGCTGTGCTTAGTCAAATGAACACGCCAACCATACCTGCGCCAAGCCGTATTACCTTTGAGAGTAAAGAGCTGATCTTAGGCGGTATTTCTTGGAATGATGTCGATTTTAGTGCTCGTAAGAACAAACAAGCGTGGCAAATGGAAGTGTCTAGCCAAGAGCTGGAAGGGGATATTAACTACCTGCCTCCTTATGATTTGACGGTTTCATTGGATCGTCTGCATCTGTTTGTTCCTGAGTGGAGTGATAAGAACAACCAAGATCAGCAGCTGCTGCAACGTAAAGAACAAGCTGCGCCATTGATCTCCAAATTGGATAGAGAGATCCACGATGCGATGCCAAACCTGACCCTGACGTTGAACGATTTTTGGCTACAAGGCTACAAGGTTGGTAAGGTCGATGTTGAAATGACGAGGAACGAAGACCGTATCGAGTGGAACAAAATCCAGGTTCGAAGCGGCGGCAACAAAGCGGATGTGAGTGGCTGGTGGGAACTGCAAGGTGACAAGAGTCATTCATCGTTAACCGTGGATGTTGAAGGTGAAAACAACAGTGAACTCATGGAGCGCTTCGGTATTACTTCCGGGATTCAAAAGGCGCCATTTGCGTTGGAAGGTCAACTGAATTGGGATGGCTCGCCTTGGGGTATCAAAATGGATACCCTTGATGGCAACGTTAAAACCAAGTTTGGTAAAGGCATTATCTCGGATGTGAGCGGTGCAGCTCGATTGCTTGGTCTGTTTAGTTTAGATTCGATCATCCGTAAGATGCAGCTCGATTTCTCAGACGTGTTTGATAAAGGTATGGCCTTCAATAGCATTACCGGAACGGGCGAGATTCAAAATGGTATCTTTCTGACCAATGATCTGAATATGGATGCGGTCGCCGGTGAGATGAAAATCAAAGGTATCGCTAACCTCAACACGCGTCAGGTTGATGCTGAGGTGAACTTTACCCCAGATATTACCTCGGGTATTCCTGTGTTAACGGCCTTTGCGGTAACCCCTCAAACGGCACTGTACGTATTGGCGGTGACCACAGTTATTTCGCCAGTTGTGGAAGTCTTTACCCAAGTAAATTATTCGGTGAAAGGACCATTGGATTCACCAACGGTGAGTGAGCTTTCTCGTAGCTCTGGCGAGTTCGAGCTACCAGAGAAGCTGAGAAAATTAGCCGAATAA